Proteins from a single region of Dysosmobacter acutus:
- the hydA gene encoding dihydropyrimidinase, whose product MKRLFKGGTLVTGQGLRKAEVLVENEKIAKIGRGLSTIGTEVIDVSGMLLFPGFIDAHTHFDLDVANTTTADNFTSGSRAALRGGTTTVVDFACPNKGESLHHALELWHQKADGRTFCDYSFHMTIDDWNDGIRAEVDDMFAAGISSFKMYMTYPAMMIGDRDMYFALKKIRAHGGICGVHCENAGVIDAMISERKAAGKLAPSSHPLTRPDYLEAEAVARLLRIAQAADCPVVIVHLTNAAALQEVERSRRRGQKVYVETCPQYLLLDESVYFQPDYSAAARFVCAPPLRTPADQNALWRALRREEIQTISTDHCSFTLEQKEAGRDDFTRIPGGLPGVETRGELIYTAGVARKRISPAQMCRLLSENPARLYGMYPRKGILRPGSDADIVVYDPKASHVLRGDDMIGAAGYSPYEGFVTSGAVAQVWLRGKLVVRGGQVLIEKPEGRYIARGKNSL is encoded by the coding sequence ATGAAACGTCTTTTTAAAGGTGGCACCCTGGTCACCGGCCAGGGCCTGCGCAAAGCGGAAGTGCTTGTAGAAAACGAAAAAATCGCAAAAATCGGGCGCGGCCTCAGCACCATCGGCACCGAGGTGATCGACGTGTCCGGGATGCTGCTCTTCCCCGGCTTCATCGACGCCCACACCCATTTTGATCTTGATGTGGCAAACACCACCACTGCCGACAACTTTACCTCCGGCAGCCGGGCGGCCCTGCGGGGCGGCACCACCACGGTGGTGGACTTCGCCTGTCCCAACAAAGGGGAGTCCCTTCATCACGCCCTGGAGCTGTGGCACCAAAAGGCCGACGGCAGGACCTTCTGCGACTACAGCTTCCACATGACCATCGACGACTGGAACGACGGCATCCGCGCCGAGGTGGACGATATGTTCGCCGCCGGAATTTCCTCGTTTAAGATGTATATGACCTATCCCGCCATGATGATCGGGGACCGGGACATGTACTTTGCCCTGAAAAAAATCCGCGCCCACGGCGGCATCTGCGGCGTCCACTGTGAAAACGCGGGAGTGATCGACGCCATGATCTCCGAACGGAAGGCCGCCGGAAAGCTTGCCCCCTCCTCCCATCCCCTGACTCGGCCGGACTATCTGGAGGCGGAGGCCGTGGCCCGGCTGCTGCGTATCGCTCAGGCCGCCGACTGCCCGGTGGTCATTGTCCACCTGACCAACGCCGCCGCCCTTCAGGAGGTGGAACGCTCCCGCAGGCGGGGCCAGAAGGTCTATGTGGAAACCTGCCCCCAGTACCTGCTGTTGGACGAGTCCGTTTACTTCCAGCCAGACTACTCCGCGGCCGCCCGGTTCGTCTGCGCGCCGCCCCTGCGGACGCCGGCCGATCAGAATGCCCTCTGGCGCGCCCTGCGCCGTGAGGAAATCCAGACCATCTCCACGGATCACTGCTCCTTCACCCTGGAACAGAAGGAGGCCGGCCGGGACGACTTCACCAGGATCCCCGGCGGCCTGCCCGGCGTGGAAACCCGGGGCGAGCTGATCTACACCGCCGGCGTTGCCCGGAAGCGGATCAGCCCGGCCCAGATGTGCCGCCTGCTCAGCGAAAACCCCGCCCGGCTCTACGGCATGTATCCCCGCAAGGGCATCCTCCGTCCGGGCAGCGACGCGGACATCGTGGTCTACGACCCGAAAGCCAGCCATGTCCTCCGTGGCGACGACATGATCGGCGCCGCCGGTTACTCCCCCTATGAGGGCTTTGTGACCTCCGGCGCCGTGGCCCAGGTCTGGCTCCGGGGCAAGCTTGTCGTCCGCGGCGGCCAGGTCCTCATAGAGAAGCCGGAGGGCCGGTATATCGCCCGGGGCAAGAACAGCCTGTAA
- a CDS encoding XdhC family protein — translation MKPRLFYLDLIQRLSVQGTCTVYTDPATGEKGYAPFPGALCQELSGRPEVHLLGGGHVSAALAALLHTLSWRVSVQDDRPEFVTEQRFPHARRLCASFDSLPLCPDGDYAVIMTRGHQDDYVCLRQLLRRRCGYLGMIGSRSKVAATAQRLQEDGFTPEEIGSIHSPVGLRIGAQTPEEIAVSIAAEIIQVFRSSPKDYLERSILDALTAQSGPLVMATVLEKTGSSPRGAGARMLVGPDGSITGTIGGGAVEAAAIREAAALCGGARPQIRTYDLSNDAAATIGMICGGSIRVLFEPLEL, via the coding sequence ATGAAACCACGTCTATTTTACCTGGACCTGATCCAGCGCCTGAGCGTCCAGGGCACATGCACCGTCTACACCGATCCCGCCACCGGAGAAAAAGGGTATGCGCCCTTTCCCGGCGCCCTGTGTCAGGAGCTCTCCGGCAGGCCGGAGGTCCATCTTTTGGGCGGAGGCCATGTGTCCGCCGCCCTGGCCGCTCTGCTCCACACCCTCAGCTGGCGGGTCAGCGTGCAGGACGACCGTCCTGAATTCGTGACGGAGCAGCGCTTCCCCCACGCCCGGCGGCTGTGCGCGTCCTTTGATTCGCTGCCTCTCTGCCCCGACGGAGACTACGCCGTCATCATGACCCGGGGCCATCAGGACGATTATGTCTGTCTGCGCCAGTTGCTGCGCCGGCGCTGCGGCTACCTGGGCATGATCGGCAGCCGCAGCAAGGTGGCCGCCACCGCCCAGCGGCTTCAGGAGGACGGCTTTACCCCGGAGGAGATCGGCAGCATCCACTCCCCGGTGGGGCTTCGCATCGGCGCCCAGACGCCTGAGGAGATTGCTGTGTCCATCGCGGCGGAAATCATCCAGGTGTTCCGCTCCTCTCCCAAGGACTACCTGGAGCGGTCCATTTTAGATGCCTTAACCGCACAGAGCGGCCCCCTTGTGATGGCCACGGTACTGGAAAAGACCGGCTCATCCCCCCGGGGCGCGGGCGCGCGGATGCTGGTGGGTCCGGACGGCTCCATCACAGGCACCATCGGCGGAGGCGCGGTGGAGGCGGCCGCCATCCGGGAGGCGGCGGCGCTCTGCGGCGGCGCGCGCCCTCAAATCCGCACCTATGACCTCTCCAACGACGCAGCAGCCACCATTGGCATGATCTGCGGCGGCAGCATCCGGGTGCTCTTTGAGCCGCTGGAGCTCTGA
- a CDS encoding OadG family protein: MQVSNLFVCVMGMGVTFIGLICLIFLIQLQSLLFGKKEEPAAAVAATVPASVPPTPAQEAIPNRGELIAAISAVVAEDMGVDVSAIRILSLKKIS, translated from the coding sequence ATGCAAGTTTCCAATCTGTTTGTATGCGTCATGGGCATGGGCGTCACCTTCATCGGCCTGATCTGCCTGATTTTCCTGATCCAGCTGCAAAGCCTGCTGTTCGGAAAGAAAGAGGAGCCTGCGGCCGCCGTGGCTGCCACTGTCCCGGCCTCCGTTCCTCCCACTCCGGCGCAGGAGGCGATCCCCAACCGGGGTGAGCTGATCGCCGCCATCTCCGCCGTGGTGGCGGAGGACATGGGAGTGGACGTTTCCGCCATCCGTATCCTCTCTTTGAAGAAGATCAGCTGA
- a CDS encoding helix-turn-helix domain-containing protein — MLTFDPLWETMKRKKISQYALIKKYGVSTGTLDALRKNHSITLNTLNDLCNILQCDVSDIIQFTPDEKE, encoded by the coding sequence ATGTTGACATTTGACCCGTTGTGGGAAACAATGAAGCGAAAGAAAATCAGTCAGTATGCATTGATTAAGAAATATGGGGTGAGCACCGGAACACTGGATGCCCTCCGCAAAAACCACAGTATCACTTTAAATACGTTAAATGACCTCTGCAACATTCTCCAATGTGATGTATCAGACATCATCCAATTTACCCCTGATGAAAAAGAATGA
- a CDS encoding pyridoxamine 5'-phosphate oxidase family protein encodes MRRADREVTDQKKIAEVIERCHCCRLGFCDKGEVYILPLNFGYEEGVFYFHGAREGRKIDLIADAPMVGFELDTDYELHEAETACKHSARFSSVIGTGRVSFVEDAAEKEAALRSIMRHTTGRGDWAFTGAMLDSVRVFRMNVEKLSCKEHL; translated from the coding sequence ATGCGAAGAGCAGACAGAGAAGTAACGGATCAGAAGAAGATCGCAGAGGTGATTGAACGCTGCCACTGCTGCCGTTTGGGCTTTTGCGACAAGGGAGAGGTGTATATCCTGCCGCTGAACTTCGGCTATGAGGAGGGGGTCTTCTATTTCCACGGGGCAAGGGAAGGCCGGAAGATCGACCTGATCGCAGACGCACCCATGGTTGGGTTCGAGCTGGACACGGACTACGAGCTCCATGAGGCGGAGACCGCCTGCAAGCACTCCGCCCGCTTTTCAAGCGTCATCGGCACGGGCCGCGTCTCCTTTGTGGAGGACGCGGCGGAGAAGGAGGCAGCGCTCCGCTCGATCATGCGCCACACCACGGGCAGGGGGGACTGGGCTTTTACCGGGGCCATGCTGGACTCGGTCCGTGTGTTCCGGATGAATGTGGAGAAGCTCTCCTGCAAAGAGCACTTATAA
- a CDS encoding threonine synthase, with product MKHVKYGKCVRCGRTYEAVPGLTTCECGGILDIVYDYGYIRQNLTKEKLKEREHTMWRYRELLPIKEDTAPTPLRVGWSPLYEEPRLAEQLGIGRLWVKDDGQNPTASLKDRASAMAVAKAGEAGAKVIACSSTGNAASSLAGNAAAAGLKTYIFVPSRAPKGKVAQLMTFGATVVSVQGSYEDTFELSRAAIDRWGWYNRNAAINPYLSEGKKTVSLEIMEQLCWQVPDYVALSVGDGCTIAGVWKGLKDLYAIGFIDKLPRLISAQAEGCCPLNRAIASGEPWRPMEENTLADSIAVGVPRNADKALMAIRESGGLVVNVSDEEIMAAQKLLGAACGVFGEPAGVTGTAGVKKLCEQGVLGKNDSVVSIVTGNGLKDVANAIKACGEPISIPGDMELLLRAFADRGIVAE from the coding sequence TTGAAACATGTGAAGTACGGAAAGTGCGTCCGGTGCGGCAGGACCTATGAGGCCGTGCCCGGACTGACCACCTGCGAGTGCGGCGGTATTTTGGATATCGTCTACGATTACGGCTACATCAGACAGAATCTGACCAAAGAGAAGCTGAAGGAGCGGGAGCACACCATGTGGCGCTACCGGGAGCTGCTGCCCATCAAGGAGGACACGGCGCCAACGCCGCTGCGGGTGGGCTGGTCGCCCCTGTATGAAGAGCCCCGCCTGGCGGAGCAGTTGGGCATAGGCAGGCTGTGGGTCAAGGACGACGGACAGAATCCCACCGCCTCTTTGAAGGACCGGGCCAGCGCCATGGCCGTGGCCAAGGCCGGAGAGGCGGGAGCCAAAGTGATCGCCTGCTCCTCCACCGGCAACGCGGCCTCCTCTCTTGCGGGCAACGCGGCCGCCGCCGGGCTGAAGACCTACATCTTTGTGCCCAGCCGCGCGCCCAAGGGTAAGGTGGCCCAGCTGATGACCTTCGGCGCCACCGTCGTCTCCGTCCAGGGCAGCTATGAGGATACGTTCGAGCTCAGCCGGGCCGCCATCGACCGCTGGGGCTGGTACAACCGCAACGCCGCCATCAACCCGTACCTGTCCGAGGGCAAGAAAACCGTGTCGCTGGAGATCATGGAGCAGCTATGCTGGCAGGTGCCGGACTATGTCGCCCTCTCCGTGGGCGACGGGTGCACCATCGCCGGCGTGTGGAAGGGCCTGAAGGACCTGTATGCCATCGGCTTCATCGACAAGCTGCCCCGGCTGATCTCCGCCCAGGCGGAGGGCTGCTGCCCACTGAACCGGGCCATTGCCTCGGGCGAGCCCTGGCGCCCCATGGAGGAGAACACCCTGGCGGATTCCATCGCCGTGGGCGTGCCCCGCAACGCCGACAAGGCGTTGATGGCCATCCGGGAGTCGGGCGGTTTGGTGGTCAATGTCTCCGATGAGGAGATCATGGCGGCCCAAAAGCTGTTGGGCGCCGCCTGCGGCGTGTTCGGCGAGCCGGCGGGCGTCACCGGTACGGCGGGCGTGAAAAAGCTCTGTGAGCAGGGCGTTTTAGGCAAGAACGACTCGGTGGTCAGCATCGTCACCGGCAACGGGCTGAAGGATGTGGCCAACGCCATCAAGGCCTGCGGTGAGCCCATCTCCATCCCCGGGGATATGGAGTTGCTGCTGCGCGCCTTTGCGGACCGGGGTATCGTGGCGGAATAA
- a CDS encoding pyridoxal-5-phosphate-dependent protein subunit beta, with protein sequence MIDLSINKQGLEHNIEKARESNVIIPTIAQMEHPETIPEKIQEKLKTVGLWDVNPLNLFRITWKNEAKETGGLFQAVPNYVELPSELTGVKCRIIAMAGKWFPTGCHKVGASFGCLAPRLVTGQFDATYHHAVWPSTGNYCRGGAFNSKLLACDSVAILPAEMSKERFDWLSKIAGQVIATPGCESNVKEIFDKTWELRQDPTMMIFNQFEEMGNPLWHYNVTGNALADLYEAVKRPGDRFAGACFTSGSAGTMSAGDLLKEKYPNLKLAVGEALQCPTILENGFGGHRIEGIGDKHIPWIHNVKNTDMAIAIDDEDSQRLLRLFNTAEGQKYLKEELKLSDELIEKLTWLGISGIANVLCCIKMAKYYELTEHDVVGTVLTDSAVMYQSRVEELDEMHGAYNVHEAALDHNLHMLGLKTDNLMELTYADRKRVHNLKYYTWVEQQARDVKDLNALWYDTENTWDAVHKQAKDLDELINEFNEATGLLKAM encoded by the coding sequence ATGATTGATCTGAGCATCAACAAGCAGGGTCTGGAGCACAATATTGAAAAGGCCAGAGAGAGCAATGTCATCATTCCCACCATCGCCCAGATGGAACACCCGGAGACCATTCCGGAGAAGATTCAGGAAAAGCTGAAAACCGTGGGCCTGTGGGACGTGAACCCCTTGAACCTCTTCCGCATCACCTGGAAAAACGAGGCGAAGGAGACGGGAGGCCTATTTCAGGCGGTGCCCAATTACGTGGAGCTGCCCTCTGAGCTGACCGGCGTAAAGTGCCGCATTATCGCCATGGCGGGCAAGTGGTTCCCCACCGGCTGCCACAAGGTGGGCGCCTCCTTCGGCTGCCTGGCCCCCCGCCTGGTCACCGGCCAGTTTGACGCTACATACCACCACGCCGTGTGGCCCTCCACCGGAAACTATTGCCGCGGCGGTGCCTTCAACTCCAAGCTGCTGGCCTGCGACAGCGTGGCCATCCTGCCCGCTGAGATGAGCAAGGAGCGCTTTGACTGGCTGAGCAAGATCGCCGGCCAGGTCATCGCCACCCCGGGCTGCGAATCCAACGTGAAGGAAATTTTCGACAAGACCTGGGAGCTGAGACAGGATCCCACCATGATGATCTTCAATCAGTTTGAGGAGATGGGCAATCCCCTGTGGCACTACAACGTCACCGGCAACGCCCTGGCCGACCTCTATGAGGCCGTCAAGCGGCCGGGCGACCGCTTCGCCGGCGCCTGCTTCACCTCCGGCTCCGCCGGCACCATGAGCGCCGGAGACCTGCTGAAGGAAAAGTACCCCAATCTGAAGTTGGCGGTGGGCGAGGCGCTGCAGTGCCCCACCATTCTGGAAAACGGATTCGGCGGACACCGCATCGAGGGCATCGGCGACAAGCACATCCCCTGGATTCACAACGTGAAGAACACCGACATGGCCATCGCCATTGACGACGAGGATTCTCAGCGTCTGCTGCGCCTCTTTAACACTGCCGAGGGTCAGAAGTACCTGAAAGAGGAGCTGAAGCTCAGCGACGAGCTGATTGAAAAGCTGACGTGGCTTGGCATCTCCGGCATTGCCAACGTGCTCTGCTGCATCAAGATGGCCAAATACTATGAGCTGACCGAGCATGACGTGGTGGGCACGGTCCTCACCGACTCCGCGGTGATGTATCAGTCCCGCGTGGAGGAGCTGGACGAGATGCACGGCGCCTACAATGTCCATGAGGCGGCCCTGGACCACAACCTCCATATGTTGGGGCTGAAGACCGACAATCTGATGGAGCTGACCTACGCCGACCGCAAGCGGGTCCACAACCTGAAGTACTACACCTGGGTGGAGCAGCAGGCCAGAGACGTGAAGGACCTTAACGCCCTGTGGTATGACACGGAGAACACCTGGGACGCCGTTCACAAGCAGGCCAAGGACCTGGATGAGCTGATCAATGAGTTCAACGAGGCCACCGGCCTTTTGAAGGCGATGTAA
- a CDS encoding helix-turn-helix transcriptional regulator translates to MEAGKLELLKQVAKGIAKQFGSSCEVVVHDLSRHPDHSIVAIENGHVTGRQVGGGASHVVLEQMKETDAQPEDHLCYLTRTPDGKILKSSTMYIRNNRGRVSAILSINYDISSLSMVEQAVHDLISTGEPEQAEPEKIVNVNELLDDLIAQSVALVGKPVALMNKDDKVRAIRFLSDSGAFLVTKSGDKVAKYFGISKYTLYSYIDSKQEGKRHD, encoded by the coding sequence CTGGAAGCGGGAAAACTGGAACTGCTCAAGCAGGTGGCCAAGGGAATTGCCAAACAGTTCGGCAGCAGCTGCGAGGTGGTGGTACACGATCTGAGCCGCCACCCGGACCACTCCATTGTCGCCATTGAAAACGGGCACGTCACCGGCAGGCAGGTGGGCGGCGGGGCCTCCCATGTGGTGTTGGAGCAGATGAAGGAGACGGATGCCCAGCCGGAGGATCACCTCTGCTACCTGACGCGCACCCCGGACGGGAAAATCCTCAAATCCTCCACCATGTACATCCGGAACAACCGGGGCAGGGTCTCCGCAATCCTGTCCATCAACTACGATATCTCCTCGCTGAGCATGGTGGAGCAGGCGGTCCACGACCTGATCTCCACCGGCGAGCCGGAGCAGGCGGAGCCGGAGAAGATCGTCAATGTCAATGAGCTGCTGGACGATCTGATCGCCCAGTCCGTGGCGCTGGTGGGCAAGCCCGTGGCGCTGATGAACAAAGATGATAAGGTCAGGGCCATCCGTTTTCTCAGCGACAGCGGCGCGTTTCTTGTGACCAAGTCCGGCGATAAGGTCGCCAAATACTTCGGCATCTCCAAATACACACTCTATTCTTATATTGATTCAAAACAGGAGGGCAAACGTCATGATTGA
- a CDS encoding YgeY family selenium metabolism-linked hydrolase gives MNFEAIQAAAKGYEADMTRFLRDLIAIPSESCGEEGVIRRIAAEMEKVGFDKVEIDGEGNVLGWMGRGSKIIAYDAHIDTVGIGNRENWTFDPYEGYETETEIGGRGGSDQEGGIVSSVYGAKIMKDLGLIPEDVTVLVTGTVQEEDCDGLCWQYIHNEDKVTPEFVISTEPTDGGIYRGHRGRMEIRVDVHGVSCHGSAPERGDNAIYKMADIIADVRSLNENGDSDDTEIKGLVKMLNPKYNPEHYEDARFLGRGTCTVSQIFYTSPSRCAVADSCAISIDRRMTAGETWDSCLEEIRNLPACKKYKDDVKVSMYMYDRPAWTGLVYETECYFPTWINKETAPHVQALVDAHKALYGDKRVGSPSTPEAAEKRRAPLIDKWTFSTNGVSIQGRYGIPCVGFGPGAESQAHAPNEITWKEDLVACAAVYAAVPGLYKGKGDEDVCEYRGGRTNNDIK, from the coding sequence ATGAATTTTGAGGCGATTCAAGCGGCCGCCAAGGGGTACGAGGCGGACATGACCAGATTCCTGCGGGACCTGATTGCCATCCCCAGCGAAAGCTGCGGCGAGGAAGGCGTGATCCGGCGCATCGCCGCCGAGATGGAAAAGGTCGGTTTCGACAAGGTGGAGATCGACGGCGAGGGCAATGTGCTGGGCTGGATGGGCAGGGGTTCCAAGATCATCGCCTACGACGCCCACATCGACACGGTGGGCATCGGCAACCGGGAGAACTGGACCTTCGACCCCTATGAAGGCTATGAGACGGAGACGGAGATCGGCGGCCGCGGCGGAAGCGACCAGGAGGGCGGCATCGTCTCCTCGGTCTACGGCGCCAAGATCATGAAGGACCTGGGGCTCATCCCCGAGGACGTAACCGTGCTGGTCACCGGCACCGTTCAGGAGGAGGACTGCGACGGCCTCTGCTGGCAGTACATACACAACGAGGACAAGGTGACGCCGGAGTTCGTGATCTCCACCGAGCCCACCGACGGCGGCATCTACCGGGGCCACCGCGGCCGCATGGAGATCCGCGTGGACGTCCACGGTGTCAGCTGCCACGGCTCCGCGCCCGAGCGGGGCGACAACGCCATCTACAAGATGGCAGACATCATCGCCGACGTCCGCTCCCTCAATGAGAACGGCGATTCCGACGATACGGAAATCAAGGGCCTGGTGAAAATGCTCAACCCCAAATATAACCCCGAGCACTACGAGGACGCCCGCTTCTTAGGCCGGGGCACCTGCACCGTGTCCCAGATCTTCTACACCTCCCCTTCCCGCTGCGCCGTGGCGGACAGCTGCGCCATCTCCATCGACCGGCGCATGACCGCCGGTGAAACCTGGGACTCCTGTCTGGAGGAAATCCGCAATCTGCCCGCCTGCAAAAAGTACAAGGACGACGTGAAGGTCAGCATGTACATGTACGACCGTCCCGCCTGGACCGGCCTGGTCTACGAGACGGAGTGCTACTTCCCCACCTGGATCAACAAGGAGACCGCTCCCCACGTCCAGGCGCTGGTGGACGCCCACAAGGCCCTTTACGGCGACAAGCGGGTGGGTTCCCCCTCCACGCCCGAGGCCGCAGAAAAGCGCCGGGCTCCCCTGATCGACAAGTGGACCTTCTCCACCAACGGCGTGTCCATCCAGGGCCGCTACGGCATCCCCTGCGTTGGCTTTGGCCCCGGCGCCGAATCCCAGGCCCACGCCCCCAACGAAATCACCTGGAAAGAGGACCTGGTGGCCTGCGCCGCCGTCTACGCCGCCGTTCCCGGCCTCTACAAGGGCAAGGGCGACGAGGATGTGTGCGAGTACCGGGGCGGCAGGACCAACAACGACATCAAATAA
- the ygeW gene encoding knotted carbamoyltransferase YgeW, which produces MSKTVELAKHLEKLHINNMYKNDFYWTWDKTDEELEAVFTVADALRDLRERNISTRVFDSGLGISIFRDNSTRTRFSFASACNLLGLEVQDLDEKKSQIAHGETVRETANMVSFMADVIGIRDDMFIGEGHKYQKTFVDAVEEGYRDGILEQRPTLVNLQCDVDHPTQCMADMLHVIHHFGGVENLKGKKVAMTWAYSPSYGKPLSVPQGVIGLFTRFGMDVVLAHPEGYEVMPEIEEIAKKNAAATGGSFSKTNSMEEAFRDADIVYPKSWAPFAAMEKRTALYAGGDQAGIDRLEQELLAQNAQHKDWACTEDMMKLTRDGKALYLHCLPADISGLSCEEGEVDSSVFDRYLVPLYKQASYKPYIIAAMIFMSKVKDPAAALMELDRRGEKRKEF; this is translated from the coding sequence ATGAGCAAAACTGTTGAACTGGCAAAGCACCTGGAAAAGCTGCATATCAACAACATGTACAAAAACGACTTCTACTGGACCTGGGATAAAACCGACGAGGAGCTGGAGGCCGTCTTCACCGTGGCCGACGCCCTGCGTGACCTGCGGGAGCGCAACATCTCCACCAGGGTATTCGACTCCGGCCTGGGCATTTCCATCTTCCGGGACAACTCCACCCGCACCCGCTTCTCCTTTGCCTCCGCCTGCAACCTGTTAGGACTGGAGGTCCAGGACCTGGATGAGAAGAAGTCCCAGATCGCCCACGGCGAAACCGTCCGCGAAACCGCCAACATGGTCTCCTTCATGGCCGACGTCATCGGCATCCGGGACGACATGTTCATCGGCGAGGGCCACAAGTATCAGAAGACCTTTGTGGACGCGGTGGAAGAGGGCTACCGGGACGGCATCCTTGAGCAGCGCCCCACTCTGGTAAACCTCCAGTGCGATGTGGACCATCCCACCCAGTGCATGGCCGACATGCTCCATGTGATCCATCATTTCGGCGGTGTGGAAAACCTCAAGGGCAAAAAGGTCGCCATGACCTGGGCTTATTCCCCAAGCTACGGCAAGCCCCTCAGCGTGCCCCAGGGCGTCATTGGATTGTTCACCCGTTTCGGCATGGATGTGGTCCTGGCCCACCCCGAGGGCTATGAGGTCATGCCGGAGATCGAGGAGATCGCAAAAAAGAACGCCGCTGCCACCGGCGGCAGCTTCTCCAAGACCAACTCCATGGAGGAGGCCTTCCGGGACGCGGATATCGTCTATCCCAAGTCCTGGGCGCCCTTTGCCGCCATGGAGAAGAGGACGGCGCTTTACGCCGGCGGCGACCAGGCCGGCATTGACCGGCTGGAGCAGGAGCTGCTGGCCCAAAACGCCCAGCACAAGGACTGGGCCTGCACCGAGGACATGATGAAGCTGACCCGCGACGGCAAAGCCCTCTACCTCCACTGTCTGCCCGCCGACATCTCCGGGCTGAGCTGCGAGGAGGGCGAGGTGGACAGCTCCGTCTTTGACCGCTATCTGGTTCCCCTCTACAAGCAGGCCTCCTACAAGCCCTACATCATCGCGGCCATGATCTTCATGTCCAAGGTGAAGGATCCCGCCGCGGCGCTGATGGAGCTGGACCGGCGGGGCGAAAAGCGCAAGGAATTTTAA
- the arcC gene encoding carbamate kinase, which yields MGKRIVIALGGNALGNNLPEQMVAVRKTSKAIADLIEEGHEVVIAHGNGPQVGMIQEAMGLLTRAEPEKYIPFPLSVCVAMSQGYIGYDLQNALKEELLDRGIDKGVATVLTQVVVDQDDPAFQNPTKPIGAFLTREEAEKMEREHGYKMVEDSGRGYRRVVASPKPQAIVELSTISALVGSGHVVIACGGGGIPVVTEHHHHLKGAAAVIDKDFASELMAEHLNADMLIVLTAVEKVAINFNKPDQQWLSDLTPDKAREYIAQGQFAPGSMLPKVEAALKFAESKPGRTALITLLEKAKDGISGKTGTAVHQ from the coding sequence ATGGGTAAACGTATCGTCATCGCTTTGGGCGGCAACGCCCTGGGCAATAACCTGCCGGAACAGATGGTGGCTGTCCGCAAGACGTCCAAGGCCATCGCCGATTTGATCGAGGAGGGCCACGAGGTGGTCATCGCCCACGGCAACGGCCCCCAGGTGGGCATGATTCAGGAGGCAATGGGCCTTCTGACCCGTGCCGAGCCGGAAAAGTATATCCCCTTCCCCCTGTCCGTCTGCGTGGCCATGAGCCAGGGCTATATCGGCTATGACCTGCAAAACGCCCTGAAGGAGGAGCTGCTGGACCGCGGCATCGACAAGGGCGTGGCCACGGTGCTGACCCAGGTGGTGGTGGATCAGGACGACCCCGCCTTCCAGAATCCCACCAAGCCCATCGGTGCGTTTTTGACCCGTGAGGAAGCGGAGAAGATGGAGCGTGAACACGGCTATAAAATGGTGGAGGACTCCGGCCGCGGTTATCGCCGGGTGGTGGCCTCCCCCAAGCCCCAGGCCATTGTGGAGCTGTCCACCATCAGCGCCCTGGTGGGCTCCGGGCATGTGGTCATCGCCTGCGGCGGCGGCGGGATCCCCGTTGTCACCGAACATCACCACCACCTCAAGGGCGCGGCCGCCGTGATTGACAAGGACTTTGCCTCGGAGCTGATGGCGGAGCACCTCAACGCCGACATGCTGATCGTCCTCACCGCTGTGGAGAAGGTGGCCATCAACTTCAACAAGCCCGACCAGCAGTGGCTAAGCGATCTGACCCCGGACAAGGCCCGGGAATATATCGCCCAGGGCCAGTTTGCCCCCGGCTCCATGCTCCCCAAGGTGGAGGCCGCTCTCAAGTTTGCCGAGTCCAAGCCCGGACGCACGGCCCTCATCACCCTGTTGGAAAAAGCAAAGGACGGCATTTCCGGAAAAACCGGCACCGCTGTCCATCAATAA